Below is a window of Hydrogenimonas sp. SS33 DNA.
TACGTTACAGTCGCCATTACGGTACTCTTTCTCATTCTCTTCTTCTTTATTCTGAAAAAAGCGTACAGAAAAGAGATGGAATACACGGCAGACCTGGAAAAAGAGGTGGAGAAAAAGACCCAAGCGCTGGAAAAGAAATCGAAACAGCTCGAATATCAGCTCTACCACGACCTGCTGACCCGCCTTCCCAACCGCAATGCGTTGATTCTCGACATCGCGAAGAAGAATGCCTCGGCGCTGATTCTCATCAATATCGACGATTTCAAGGAGATCAACGACTTCTACGGCCACGACACCGGTGACCGGCTCATCAAGGAGCTGTCGCAGCTGCTTGAGCGCAACTGCCCGCCCGTGGAGTGTTCTCTCTACCGTATGCCTTCCGACGAATTCGCCCTGCTGGTGCTGACCCCTATTGCCAAACCGGAGCTGGAACGGTTTATCAAGCATCTCATTCAGGTCATCAACGACCACAATTTCAAAATCGACGAAAATGCCGTGCACCTTCGTATCGCCGTCGGTGCCTCGCTGGATCGGGACGAACTGCTCATCACGGCGGACATGGCCATCAAGAAGGCGAAAGCGGAGAGAAAAGATTACGTCATTTTCGACAACAACATGGACCTGAGCCACAAATACAAGCAGAACATCGAGTGGGCCGAAAAGCTGAAAAAAGCGATCGAAGAAGATCGGATCATCCCCTACTACCAGCCTATCGTCTCCGCTCAGGACGGCAAAATCGTCAGCTACGAGGCGCTGATCCGCATCGTCGACGAAAACGGCACCGTCCACACCCCCTACCAGTTCCTGGATATCGCCAAACGGACCAAATACTACGCCAGCCTGACGCACCGCATGGCGGACAAGATTTTCGACCGGTTCCAGAACCTCCCCTACGACGTCAGCCTCAACATCTCCTATCTTGATATCGTCAACAAAGAGACGATGGCCTACCTGCTCGGAAAATTTTCCGATTTCAGCGACCCGGGACGCATCCATTTCGAAATACTCGAAAGCGAAGGGATTGAGCGCTACGACGAAGTCTACGAATGCCTAAAAAAAATCAGGACATTGGGGGCGAACATCTCCCTCGACGACTTCGGCAGCGGCTACTCCAACTTCGAGCACATCCTCAAACTGGAAGTCGACATGCTCAAAATCGACGGCTCCCTCATCAAAAACATCGACACCGACATCGGCTCCCAGATCATCGTGGAAACGATCGTCGATTTCGCGAAAAAGCTCAATATCGACACATGCGCCGAATTCGTCTCTTCCAAAGCCATCTACGATACGGTCAGGGAGATGGGCGTCACCTACGTCCAGGGGTACTACATCAGCGAACCGAAGCCGGAGATTCCCGAGATCGACAGGTATGAGCTTTGAGCAGTGGGTAGTGGGTAGTACCAGCGAAGCTGATTCTTTCTCTACTTTCAACTCTTTGCGTCAATTTTTTGTGAGAATCATTATCAGTGCGCCAATGCCCAATGCCCAATGCCCAAAAACTGAAATCAAAGAGGGGCGAAGCCCCGTTCTAACGACCAACGACCAACAACCAATCTATTTTGGTATAATCCCTCTACTTTAAAGAGGGGATGCCATGCTGCGTTTCACTACCGCTCCCGTGACCGATATGCCGCTCGATGCGCTGCGGATCGCCATCTTCAACTACCTTGTCGCAAAAAGGCGGGGCGAGCGTTTCGTTCTTCGCTTCGAAGACGATGGGCAGATGCCCGACCGGGAGAAGGGCGAGCGGGCCGTTTTGGAGGTCATGGCGCTTTTTGGCCTGAAACAGCACGAAATCTACTACCAGAGCCACAATCTCACCCTACACCAGCATATGGCGGTCAAGCTTCTCGGCTCCCGTGACGCTTTCGCCTGTTTCTGCACCCCTAAAGAGCTGCAGGCCCAAAAAGAGGCGGCCATGAAAGCCGGCAGGCCCTACCGCTACAGCGGCGGGTGCGACCGACTCAGCGACGCGGAGGTGATCGACAACGAAAAGCCTTTCACGGTCCGCATCAAAAAACCTGCCACCCCCATCACCTTCGACGACCCGGTTTTGGGACGGGTCATCGTCACCCCCGAAGAGGTGGACAGTTTCGTCATCATGGAGGCCGACAAGCGTCCGACGCACCCCTTCGCCACCGCCGTCGACGACATGCTCCAGGATATCACCTTCGTTGTCCGTAGCGAAGAGGAGCTCACCGACACGCCCCGTGAGATCCATGTAAGAAACCGGCTCGGCTACGACAAGAAGGTCACCTACGCCCATCTGCCGCCCGTCCGCTTCAAAGAGCGACGCCCCCTCGGTGTGCGCGAACTCATCGAAGAGGGTTTTCTGCCCGAAGCGATCGCCAACTACCTGGTCGCCCTCGGCAACGAAACGCCCGAAAGGGTCTTCACCCTCGACGAAGCGGCCGAATGGTTCGATGTCGCCAGCCTCTCCGACACGCCGCCAATCTTCGACCTGGAGGAGCTCCGCGCCCTCAACCGGGAACATATGCGCCGCCATGACGCCAGGGAGCTCTCACGCGCCTTCGGTTTCGCGGACCCCGCCATCGGGGAGGCGGCCAAATGCTTCCTTGAAGAGGGAGGCACCATTCGCGAAATCAAACCGAAGATCGACGCCATCTTCGCCCCCAAACCCTTCGGCCATGCCCACGGCGAAACGATGCGACGACTCCAAACGCTCGTCGCCGAATCCCCCTACTTCGAGGACTTTGACGCCTTTGAAAGCCATCTGTGCCGCGAAACGGGCCTAACACGGGAGGCATTGGCCCTTCCCCTGCGCCTGTTGCTCACCGGCGCCGAAACGGGTCCCGAGCTTCGCGACCTCTACCCCCATATCAAAACCTATCTGCAGGAGATTGTCCAATGATTAATGCTTTCATCTACGCCCTCGTCAATGTCATCCATACGGTCATCACCATCTACATCTGGGTCGTCATCATCGCCGCTCTGGTCAGCTGGGTGCGGCCCGACCCCTACAACCCCATCGTCCAGACCCTCTACCGGCTCACCGAACCGGTCTACGCCTGGATACGCCGCTACATTCCCACCGTGGTCGGCGGCATCGACCTGGCCCCGATCATCGTGATTCTGGGCCTCCAGTTCATCGACATCTTCATGATGCGGCTGGTCTTTGGCTAAAAAGAGGTACATAGCGGCGGGAGTGCTGCTCCTTCTTGCGGTTTCGGCAGCCGCCCGGCCCATCACCCTGGAGTGGCTCTCCTCCAAACCCCGAAGCTACGCCAAAGATTTCTACATCTGGCGCTACTTCGACCAGAACATTACGCCGGCCGAGGCGGACAGCGCCTTCTACCAGCTTCGCTCCGTCAACTGGAAGCTGATCCGCCGCTACGCCAAAAAGACGAAAAAACCGGGCTTCGCCTTCGCCGACCGCTGCCACCGCCTCACTCCCGACGAACTTCCCGCCAAAGAGGCGGCCTGCACCGAAATCGCCGTCACCCCCTACAAATACGGCAAACTCCCCCGCTACAAGCAGTTCTACCTTCTCAAACAGCTGCAGGGCTATCCCGACACGATGGCGTGGATGGAGGTGATGGCGGCGAAAGAGCCCTTCGCCCTGGTGCTGAAGCAGACGCCGGACACCTTCTTCACCCTCTTCAACGGCTGCGGCAGGACCTGGCGGAAAGCGCACCTGAACCACCCCATCCCCACCTCCTACCTCGACACCCTCCGCCACGACCGTCGGTTCGCCCAGAGTGTCAAACTGATCGTTACCGACCCCGGCCTCGACCAGCTCCAGTACACGCTGCTGGGCATCTCCCCCGACGGCCTGGGCCATCAAACCCTCTTTTTTCTTGCCATGAACGCCCTGAGACACGGCCATCCGGCACTGGCGAAATTCTACCTGGAGGCAGCCCTGCAAAAGGCATGGTTCCGCTTCGACAAGGACAAGACCCTCTTCTGGCTCTACCAGATAGACAAGAACCCCAAAACTCTCGAAGCGCTTTCGAAGAGTTTCGACCTTAACATCTACACCCTCTTCGCCCGGGAGTTGCTGGGCCGGCCCTGGCCGCCTGTGATAAGCCCCTCTTTCGAAAAAGGGCATTGCGGGTACGACATCTCCGACCCCTTCGCATGGCTGAAGGTGCTGGACGACATCGGGGACAAAAATACCACCTACCTCACCCGCTATGCCCGGAAATTCCGTTGCGCCGACACCCTGGGGCACTACAGCTTCCTGATGGAGCGGGCCGCCAAATGGCGCACCCACTACTTCCCCATCCCCTACAGCGGCGCCCTCGAAGGGCTCACCACCGACCAGAAGGCGTTTCTCCTCGCCCTGGCGCGCCAGGAGAGCCGCTTCATCCCCTCCTCCATCTCCCCCTCCTACGCCCTGGGGATGATGCAGATCATGCCCTTTCTGGTCAAAGCCCTCGCCAAAGAGAGGGGGGAACCTTTCGACCTGGACGCCATGTTCGACCCCGAAACCAACATCGCCTACGCCCGGACCCACATGAAGTTTCTACAACGCCGGCTGCACCACCCCCTCTTCCTCTCCTACGCCTACAACGGGGGGATCGGTTTCACGAAACGGATGCTGGCGTCACGGGGACTCTTCAAAAAAGGGAAATACGAACCGTGGCTGAGTATGGAGTTGGTCTACTACGACGAGAGCCGACGTTACGGGAAGAAAGTGCTCGCCAACTACATCGTCTACAAGAAGCTGCTGGGAGAGCCGGTCACCGTCTCGTCGGTCGTTGAAAAGGCAGTTGCACCGAGCCGTAAGGGTCGACACCGAAGTCGATGACCAGCTTTTTCGCCTCGGTGGGCGGGAAAGTGACGACGAAGTAGCGGCCCCAGCTGTTGACGTTGGGCATCAGCTTGTAGAGGTCGTCGCTCTCTTTCACCTTTTCGATCTTCACCGGCTTCATGCCGTTGAGGGTAATGTGGTACCCCTTCTTGAAATCCTCTTTGTCCAGGTCGGTGACGATGCCCACGAAAAAGAAAACCCCTTTGTCGTAGGGATACTCCCGGGGAAAAACTTCATTGAGCAGCGTGGCGTCGATCGCCGCTTTTGTTTCCAGATCGCGGACGATCTGCTCCTGACGGGTGTAGACCAGCGCCTTTTCGTAGATCTTGTCGGGGGTGAAGAGTTCGGTCACTTCGTTTTTCGTACTGCAGCCGGTCGTCAGGAAAAGGGCCGCAAAAAGAAAAAATGCCACAGTCCGGAGGGAACTATTTTGATATTTCATAATATGTAAACCTTGTTGTCAAAATAAATTTGGAAACGATTTTATCACATAAACGATTTTTCAATCCTTTTTGGTTATAATTTCTGCTACTTTAAAGCAAAGGGAGCATGGTGCACAAACGACTGGCAGTCGCCTTCACAGGGCCTTCGAACAGCGGGAAGACCACACTCATCGAGAAAGTGGCGCGTATTCTCATCGAAGAGTACAAAGTCGCCATCGTCAAGAACGACCCGAAGGACAAAGCGGTCTTCGACGTGGAGGGGAAGGACAGCTGGAAGTTCTACCAGACGGGTGCGGAAGTGGTCGTCACCTCCCCCACCCGCACCACCTACTTCTCCCACCGCAAAAAGGAGATCGAAGAGATCATCGCCATGGTGAACGATTTCGACTATCTGCTCGTCGAGGGGCTCAAGACCCTGCCCCTGCCCCGTATCGCCGTCTTCCGCAACGCCATCGACGAAAGCTACTTC
It encodes the following:
- a CDS encoding glutamate--tRNA ligase family protein; this translates as MLRFTTAPVTDMPLDALRIAIFNYLVAKRRGERFVLRFEDDGQMPDREKGERAVLEVMALFGLKQHEIYYQSHNLTLHQHMAVKLLGSRDAFACFCTPKELQAQKEAAMKAGRPYRYSGGCDRLSDAEVIDNEKPFTVRIKKPATPITFDDPVLGRVIVTPEEVDSFVIMEADKRPTHPFATAVDDMLQDITFVVRSEEELTDTPREIHVRNRLGYDKKVTYAHLPPVRFKERRPLGVRELIEEGFLPEAIANYLVALGNETPERVFTLDEAAEWFDVASLSDTPPIFDLEELRALNREHMRRHDARELSRAFGFADPAIGEAAKCFLEEGGTIREIKPKIDAIFAPKPFGHAHGETMRRLQTLVAESPYFEDFDAFESHLCRETGLTREALALPLRLLLTGAETGPELRDLYPHIKTYLQEIVQ
- a CDS encoding lytic transglycosylase domain-containing protein yields the protein MAKKRYIAAGVLLLLAVSAAARPITLEWLSSKPRSYAKDFYIWRYFDQNITPAEADSAFYQLRSVNWKLIRRYAKKTKKPGFAFADRCHRLTPDELPAKEAACTEIAVTPYKYGKLPRYKQFYLLKQLQGYPDTMAWMEVMAAKEPFALVLKQTPDTFFTLFNGCGRTWRKAHLNHPIPTSYLDTLRHDRRFAQSVKLIVTDPGLDQLQYTLLGISPDGLGHQTLFFLAMNALRHGHPALAKFYLEAALQKAWFRFDKDKTLFWLYQIDKNPKTLEALSKSFDLNIYTLFARELLGRPWPPVISPSFEKGHCGYDISDPFAWLKVLDDIGDKNTTYLTRYARKFRCADTLGHYSFLMERAAKWRTHYFPIPYSGALEGLTTDQKAFLLALARQESRFIPSSISPSYALGMMQIMPFLVKALAKERGEPFDLDAMFDPETNIAYARTHMKFLQRRLHHPLFLSYAYNGGIGFTKRMLASRGLFKKGKYEPWLSMELVYYDESRRYGKKVLANYIVYKKLLGEPVTVSSVVEKAVAPSRKGRHRSR
- a CDS encoding YggT family protein; amino-acid sequence: MINAFIYALVNVIHTVITIYIWVVIIAALVSWVRPDPYNPIVQTLYRLTEPVYAWIRRYIPTVVGGIDLAPIIVILGLQFIDIFMMRLVFG
- the mobB gene encoding molybdopterin-guanine dinucleotide biosynthesis protein B, with translation MVHKRLAVAFTGPSNSGKTTLIEKVARILIEEYKVAIVKNDPKDKAVFDVEGKDSWKFYQTGAEVVVTSPTRTTYFSHRKKEIEEIIAMVNDFDYLLVEGLKTLPLPRIAVFRNAIDESYFSCSEAIAVDDSIDLKRYDIPGTIDILDLNDTQAVIDWIKSHAKAV
- a CDS encoding EAL domain-containing protein; translation: MRSAKKNRVVILFLAIASLAVLYNGISIYDQLERIRKLQQLISYNQSDALSNFVKAFRATYQERFLQLHIPLNERNIKLLPVSTMSDISRKFSDLVAHKAIVKTVSDRPRNPANRADSLEKEALDYFRSHPKAKEMETIFSRNGDEIFFYASPLYIEKRCLKCHGKREDAPLYIRTHYDTAYNYKLGDLRGIIAIYLSENELKKSIKSLVYRNIYVTVAITVLFLILFFFILKKAYRKEMEYTADLEKEVEKKTQALEKKSKQLEYQLYHDLLTRLPNRNALILDIAKKNASALILINIDDFKEINDFYGHDTGDRLIKELSQLLERNCPPVECSLYRMPSDEFALLVLTPIAKPELERFIKHLIQVINDHNFKIDENAVHLRIAVGASLDRDELLITADMAIKKAKAERKDYVIFDNNMDLSHKYKQNIEWAEKLKKAIEEDRIIPYYQPIVSAQDGKIVSYEALIRIVDENGTVHTPYQFLDIAKRTKYYASLTHRMADKIFDRFQNLPYDVSLNISYLDIVNKETMAYLLGKFSDFSDPGRIHFEILESEGIERYDEVYECLKKIRTLGANISLDDFGSGYSNFEHILKLEVDMLKIDGSLIKNIDTDIGSQIIVETIVDFAKKLNIDTCAEFVSSKAIYDTVREMGVTYVQGYYISEPKPEIPEIDRYEL